The following nucleotide sequence is from bacterium.
ACCTCCAGGTGTGGCCTGACGGCCGGAAGCGGGGATTATAACAATAGCTCCGCCGCTGTCAAGAGTGCTCGGCCCGGATTTTACCCGCCAAAATGGCGATAGGCAACGCTGCTTGCGGAGACAAGCTCATCCGCAAGTTCGTCATCCCTATGGAAAATGTCAAGGAATTCCTGAAGGAACTGTGCCTCAAATTCACCGAGTGCAATGAGCACCACTCCATCGGTTGTTTTCACCGCATACACCATCGGCCGCTTATCATGTTTATCCTGAAGCAGCTTTGCCAGTTCGGAATTTTTGGTTTGAAAAACGCTTACGACAAGGGAAGGGTCGTCTCCCGTGAAAATCATCTGGAATACTAGATTGTGCTTGAGGTTGTGAGGAATAAGTTCCTCAAAAGCGAATCCCTCAGGAATTTTGGTGAATTCAGGCACCAGGGGTCTCCACGCGTTTGCCGCGGAAATCGCTCCGTCGTGCCTGAAGCTGGGCAAGGGTGACTTGTTTTCGAATCCATACGGTATATCGAAAAGCGAGTTGTCGATATCCGCGACATGGATGAATTTCAAATCGTCAAGCACTTCAAAGGTCAGCAGCTTGCGATTATCCACCAACAATTCCAGCTTTAGCGGAAAGCCGCTGTCGGCGGATATCCAGACTTTGCGCACCATTCGTCCGGGAATGGCGACTATCCAAGTCCTTTTGCTGCCGTATTTCCCTTCGGACACGGTTGCATTTTCAAGCAATGCTGCCTGTCGGCCGCCGATGTTTATCCATTCCTGAATTCCGCCCCAGCCGCGTGGATCGTTGACCGCGATTTTTCTGCTCCTGTCCACAAGATATCTGCGGTCTTCGACGCGGATGAAGTAAATATCTACGTCCTTCAAATCGCCTTCGGCATCCCTTACCTGGGGCTGTATTAGAGACTTGCCTGGGACGTGGATAATTCGCTGAAATACTTCCTTTGTGCCGCGCGAGCCCCTGGATTTTACAATTCGAATCGTGCAGGAATAGGCGCTACTTTCAAGTGTGTGGCGTACTTTGGAAAGCAGCTCTTCCGCTGTTGGATTCTTAGCCGCGACAGGCGCAGTGGCCGAAAAGATAAACATTAAGCTCGCGGCCAAGGATGCGGCTTTTGGCGAAAGCAATTTCATTTGCCGCCGCTCTCCTCCAACGGCGCCGGAACAATCTCAAGCTCGTCTGGATTTACGGCTGAGTAAAGCATCCCGTTCATTTCCGATTCGGCAAGCCTGTGGCTGTCAACCGCGAAACGGAGAAACTCGTCCGCAGTTATTTCCGAATTGACGAGTATTGATGAAGAATTACCGGTTTGTGCATTGCGATCGAAATCCGCGGAAACATAAAATTGCGAGTTGTCCGGCGCAAGTGCGCGCGATGCAAAGGGGATGCCGAGCCAGATAATCGCGGCGAAAACGCCCAAAAGCGATCCGAAAAAGGCAAGCCGAACGGCGCCCCGTCTGACGTTGTCGCGTTTCCTGAGTTTGATTGCCGCGCCTATTCTGGTTTCAAGGTATGGAGAAGGTTCGTCGCGGACAATATTCGCGACCGCAAGCTTAAGTTCGCGCTGCTCATTAAAACGGTGCCGGCATTCAGGACAAACATCAAGATGTCTGCGAATCTTTTGGGCAAGATCGGCGTTCTTAATAGCACCGTCAAGATATGGATCCATATGATGTTTCAGATAATTGCAGTTCACTGGGTTGCATCTCCTTCGCTGAATCCCGTAGACTCCAAAAGCTCGCGAAGCTTCTTTCGGGCATAAAAAATCCTGGACTGCACCGTACCGAATGGAATCGAAAGCGAATCGGCGATTTCTTGGTAGGACATACCTTCGAGATCGCAAAGCACTAAGACGTTTCGCTGCTGGTCGTTCAACATATCAAGGCATTTTCGAACGTGCTTTCTGGTGTGCTCTCGCGTAAGCTCGGCCTTCGGATTTCCGACGTCAACGAATGTCTCGCGGATGCTATCCTCGGTATCGACAACTTGCGGCTTTTTCTTCCGAATAAAATCGAGCGTCACGTTGTAGGCGATTCTGAAGAGCCAGCTTTTGAAGCTTGCGTTGTTCTTCAAGCTTCGCAAGTTGAAATACGCTTTTACGAACACATCCTGGGCGAGATCTTCCGCATCTTCATTGTTTTTGACCATTCCACGAATGAAATGGAAAACCCTGCGATGGTAGGCGCGCACAAGTTGACCGTAAGCGGATTCGTCTCCGCGGCGGGCGAGTTCGACGATTTCGGCTTCATGGCCGATTTCGTCTAGTATGCCCGTTGACAGGTTGTTGCACATAAGCAAATTTGGAACCGCTCGAGCCACATCCAAAAAGACGAAAAAGCCGCCCCCTTGTTCATCATTATAGGCCACGAACGAAAAATCGGTGGAACAACCCGGTTTGCGTAAATGGAGTGCCTGTCTGGCCCTAAACTGGGTTATACATCTTCAGGCTTGTGAATCCTAGAGCAACAGTTCACTTTAAGAATGATGCCGAACCGATTTGTGAACCTGGTCACTTTTTTGAGCTACTGCTTTTGTTCACAATGTTTCTTTGCGTTGGATTGGGCTTGACTAGTGATATAATATTCAAGGTGCAATGCTATGCCGCATCTGAAGTTTGTTAGTGAAACGGCTTACAAAGCACCTTACAGAACCCCAAGGAGGACCGATATGTCCAAGCTTCACGAAAAACTCGCCAAGATCATCCCCCCCTTGCGCGAGGAGATTAAAAATCTTGTGAAAACCCACGGAGAGGTCAAAATCAGCGAAGTTAACGTGGGGCAGGCCTACGGCGGAATGCGGGGGGTTAAAGGCCTGATTTGTGACACTTCGCTTGTTGAGCCGGACACCGGGCTTGTTATCCGCGGCTACCCGATCCTGGACATCAAGGACAAGTTGCCGGAGGAAATTTTCTGGCTTTTGGTCACCGGTGAGCTTCCGAGCAAGGAAGAGTTGGAGGATCTGCAAAAGAACCTCGCCGAGCGAAAAGGCGTTCCAGCTTACATCTGGGATGTTCTGCGTGCAATGCCAAAGGGCACCCATCCGATGGTGATGCTTGACGCCGCGATACTGGTTCTGGAAAACGAAAGCCAGTTCCGCAAACGCTACGATGAAGGGATGAAGAAAGACGAATATTGGGAACCGATGCTTGAAGACGCGCTTAACATAATCGCGTGGATACCTGAAGTCGCCGCGGGCGTGTACCGCATCCGCTACGAAAAGGGCGACCTGATTCCATCGGACAAGAATTTGGACATGGGCGCGGATTACGTTAAGATGCTCGGGTTTGACGATCCCACGGGCGAGTTCGCCAACTTGATGCGTCTGTATTTGACGCTTCATAGCGATCATGAGAGCGGCAATGTCAGCGCCAACACCTGCCACACGGTCGGCAGTGCGCTAAGCGACGCCTACTACGCAGTCAGCGCCGGACTGAACGGGCTTGCAGGTCCATTGCACGGTTTGGCCAACCAAGAATGCCTCAAATGGGTGCTCGACGTAAAGGAAAAGTTCGGAGGAGTTCCTTCGGAAGAGGAGCTAAGGCAATTTAGCTGGGATACTCTCAATGCCGGCCGCGTCATTCCGGGATATGGCCACGCAGTTCTTAGGATTACCGACCCTAGATTCACGGCGTTTCACGGTTTCGGCTTGCGGGTATGCCCGGAGGATCCGGTTTTCAAGATCGTCGCGCGAGTTTACGAAGTAGTGCCCAAGGTCCTGACCGAAATGGGTAAGGCGAAGGATCCTTGGCCGAACGTGGATGCGGCAAGCGGGTGCCTGCTCTATTATTTCGGCCTGCGCGAGTTCGACTACTATACGGTTCTCTTCAGCGTGAGCCGCGCGATGGGTATGCTTGCCCAGCTCGTATACAATCGGGCGATCGGCACTCCGATTACGCGTCCGAAGAGCGTGACGACCGAATGGATTAAGAAGCAGGTTGCAAAAGCGGAAGCCGCCGGGTAACCGGATAAACTTGGCTGAACTTCCTTTCGCGGAGCCGGTGCTAAGGCATCGGCTCCGTTCTTATTTACGCTTCCAGAGAAAGAATTCGTTGTTGAACTTTCGAAAAACGGCAGGAAGTTTTTCGACCAACCGGAAACACTCCTCCACAGCCCGTGCGTTTACAGTCAAATCGCCCCTGTGGATGATCATGTTACGTGAGCGTACAAAGTACTCAAAGCGTGCGACCGTGTTTGCCTCACCTATTTTTTCGGCCGCATCGTCAAAATAAACACGCGAAAGAGCGTGAAACAGCCGCTTTTTTCTTTCGAAGCTTCTTGCTTCGTCGACGATAAAGTCGGTCAGATCCCCCGAAACGCCGATGTTGAGCAAATGGTACGCGTACAGTTCCTCGAACATCAGCTCGTATGCCGTCACGAATAAGTTCACCACCATGCTTTTCACATTTTCGTCGGGCACATGAAAAAGCAAATGAATGGATTGTAGGAGTGGCTGATAGTTGACGTTTACAGGAAAGCTTTGCCGGTAGCGCCCCCTGTCGGCGCAGTTGGGACAGGCTACGCTTCCATCGTAAAAGTCGTGCTGGCGGCCCACATAGCCGCACATGATGCAGCGGAAGCGGACCTGTCTTTCGGCCCATTCCCGCGCGTGCGTCTTGAGCGAGCCGATGGATAACTCTTCGATTTCCACGGAAAGATAGTAGCACCCCAAGAATGGAATGCTTTAATTGTGAGCCTGCCGGGGAAAGTAGCCCTAACGGGACTCGAACCCGTGTTTTAGCCTTGAGAGGGCTACGTCCTAACCACTAGACGATAGGGCCTTGAGAGCGGGAGATAGTACCAAAAGCGGGCTTCGGGTGCAACATTCGGCCGCAAAACCGAGGATGTATAATCGGAGCGTGTTCTTTTTGCCATTAAGAGACGAGAATCCAAGCTACGGCCTGCCGATTGTCGTGCTTTTGTTGATTGCAATCAACGTCTATGCTTTCTACCTGGAAATTACGTTCAGCGGGGGAATGGAAGCGGCGGTATTCACATGGGGGGCGATACCGAAGGAGCTTGTGACCTTTAGGGACTTTCCGCCCGCTACCGGCCTGCCGGTCTATCTGAACATTTTCACTTCTATGTTCATGCACGGCGGATTGATGCACTTAATAGGCAACATGTGGTTTTTGTGGTTGTTCGGCGACAACTGCGAGTATGTAATGGGTCGGCTTGGATTTGCGGGTTTTTACTTACTTTGCGGAATTGCGGCAACAATCGCCCAGGTGGTGCTTTCGCCACTGTCGGACGTTCCAATGGTAGGGGCAAGCGGCGCTATTGCGGGAGTGATGGGCGCCTACCTGGTTTACTATCCCGCGGCCAGAATTTACAGTCTTATGTGGCTTTTTGTATTCGTGAGGTTCGTATACATTCCGGCTGCGCTTTTTCTGATTGTTTGGATTGTTTTCCAGATATGGAGCGCGATGGGGGACCAACTTACCGGGGGAGGCATCGCGTACGGCGCGCATATCGGAGGATTCGCAGCAGGTTTGCTGCTTGCAAAAGCCTTTATGGCCAGAAAGTCTCCGCCGCGTGGCAAACACTACGGCTGGACGCGCCGAATTTATGATTTCGACTAATTTTCCCGGCAGGCATTCAAGCGTTTGAAGCTGGTATTACTCGATGGGGGTAGTATTTCTTCCATGAAGCGGATTCGGATAATCGGTGCCGGAATAGCTGGGAGCGAGGCAGCTTGGCAATGCGCGCGCCGCGGCGTCCAAGTTGAGCTATGGGAAATGCGTCCCCACACCATGCCGCCCGCACACCGCACATCAGGATTTGCCGAGCTAGTCTGCAGCAATTCTTTTAAAAGCAAAGATCCGCATACCAGTGCAGGTCTCTTGAAGGAAGAATTGAGGATGCTGGGCTCGCTTATACTCGATTGTGCGGAGGCGGAGGCGCTTCCCGGCGGTACGGCGCTGATGGTTGATCGCGAACGGTTTTCCGCCAGAGTGACCGAAGCAATTTCATGTAATCCCTTGATTCATGTCATCCGCGGGTCGGTCGACAATATCGCGGAATTTGCAGCCGAATCCGGCAACGATCCGGTGATTGTCGCAGTCGGGCCAAACACAACCGATAATTTTTGGAGAAGTTTGGACGCGTTTCTTGGCTCAGAAAGACTGCATTTCTTCGATGCAACCAGCCCAATTGTCTCTGCAGATTCGCTGAAATTCGACCGCATTTTCGAGGCGTCAAGATACGGCAAGGGGGAAAACGAAGGTTACTTAAATTCACCGATGG
It contains:
- a CDS encoding sigma-70 family RNA polymerase sigma factor, with translation MDVARAVPNLLMCNNLSTGILDEIGHEAEIVELARRGDESAYGQLVRAYHRRVFHFIRGMVKNNEDAEDLAQDVFVKAYFNLRSLKNNASFKSWLFRIAYNVTLDFIRKKKPQVVDTEDSIRETFVDVGNPKAELTREHTRKHVRKCLDMLNDQQRNVLVLCDLEGMSYQEIADSLSIPFGTVQSRIFYARKKLRELLESTGFSEGDATQ
- a CDS encoding zf-HC2 domain-containing protein is translated as MNCNYLKHHMDPYLDGAIKNADLAQKIRRHLDVCPECRHRFNEQRELKLAVANIVRDEPSPYLETRIGAAIKLRKRDNVRRGAVRLAFFGSLLGVFAAIIWLGIPFASRALAPDNSQFYVSADFDRNAQTGNSSSILVNSEITADEFLRFAVDSHRLAESEMNGMLYSAVNPDELEIVPAPLEESGGK
- a CDS encoding rhomboid family intramembrane serine protease, with the translated sequence MYNRSVFFLPLRDENPSYGLPIVVLLLIAINVYAFYLEITFSGGMEAAVFTWGAIPKELVTFRDFPPATGLPVYLNIFTSMFMHGGLMHLIGNMWFLWLFGDNCEYVMGRLGFAGFYLLCGIAATIAQVVLSPLSDVPMVGASGAIAGVMGAYLVYYPAARIYSLMWLFVFVRFVYIPAALFLIVWIVFQIWSAMGDQLTGGGIAYGAHIGGFAAGLLLAKAFMARKSPPRGKHYGWTRRIYDFD
- a CDS encoding citrate (Si)-synthase — translated: MSKLHEKLAKIIPPLREEIKNLVKTHGEVKISEVNVGQAYGGMRGVKGLICDTSLVEPDTGLVIRGYPILDIKDKLPEEIFWLLVTGELPSKEELEDLQKNLAERKGVPAYIWDVLRAMPKGTHPMVMLDAAILVLENESQFRKRYDEGMKKDEYWEPMLEDALNIIAWIPEVAAGVYRIRYEKGDLIPSDKNLDMGADYVKMLGFDDPTGEFANLMRLYLTLHSDHESGNVSANTCHTVGSALSDAYYAVSAGLNGLAGPLHGLANQECLKWVLDVKEKFGGVPSEEELRQFSWDTLNAGRVIPGYGHAVLRITDPRFTAFHGFGLRVCPEDPVFKIVARVYEVVPKVLTEMGKAKDPWPNVDAASGCLLYYFGLREFDYYTVLFSVSRAMGMLAQLVYNRAIGTPITRPKSVTTEWIKKQVAKAEAAG